The stretch of DNA CTTGCATCCGGGGCCGATGTCGGCGCCGGGGCGAAGGTGCGCAAAGGGGCCGATGCTGGCGTCGGCCTCAACCCGGGCCTGATTGAGGTAGCAGTGAGCGAGCAGGCGCGCGCCGGGGCCGATGTGGCTGTCGGTGATGCGGCAGCCCTGCTCAATGTAGGCGCCGGAGGCGATGTGGGAGGTTCCGCAGATGGAGACGTCGGGCTCCAGCACCACGTCGGGTTCCAGCGTGGCGGTGGGCTCGATGAGGGTGCGCGCCGGGTCGATGAGGGTGACACCGGCCTTCATCCAGCGCTCCAGGGTGCGGGTGCGCACGTAGGCGGTAGCGCGGGCTAGATCGAGGCGGTCGTTGACCCCCTGGATAAGCTCCGGGGTGGGCACCGGCCAGGCCCGGGCTTGCTCTTTGCGGGCGGCCAGGGCTACCAGATCGGTCAGGTAGTACTCGTTTTGGGCGTTGTTGGTGCCGGCTTCCATGATGGCCGGGATGGCTTCACGCAAGAAGGAGGTGCGGGCCAGGTAGATGCCGGCGTTGATCTCGGTGATGAGGCGCTGATCTTCGGAGGCGTCTTTGTACTCGACGATGGCGCTTAAGTGCCCGTTGGTCGAGCGGATGATGCGACCGTAGGAGGCCGGATCTTTGAGGATCGCGGTCATCACCGCGAGGTCGCAACCCGACGCGGCCGCAGCGTTGATGAAGTCGCGCAGAGTTTGGGCGTCGAGGTTGGGAACATCGCCCGAGAGAATGAGCGTGTAGGGGAGGTCGGGGTCCAGGGCGTCCAGGGCGCAGGCGACCGCGTGGGCCGTGCCGAGTTGCTCGTTCTGCACGGCCACGCGGATCTGATCGGCGTAGGGTTGGGCGTTGAGCCAGGCTTCGACCCGTTCGCGCTGATGCCCCAGAATGGGGATGATCTGCCTGGAGCCGGCGGCCAACGCCGCCTGGGTGACGTGACCGAGGAGCGGCGTGCCCAGGAGAGGGTGGAGCACCTTGATGGTGTCCGAGCGCATGCGCGTGCCCATGCCGGCGGCGAGGATCAGCGACTGAAAGGGGGTCGAAGGGGTCATGGCTCTCCCGTGTAGGAAAAGCGCCGGGCTCTTCGACGGCCGCTGCCCGACGGTGGGTTAGATGCAAGCGCCAGGGCGCTGAAGACAGGTGTTATTCGGCCGGAGTGGGCTGCTCGGTGTCGGTTTCGCTCGGAGCGTCGGTGTCGGGGGCTTCGGCGCGCTGATCCTCGGGCTGGATCGGGTAGATGGTGGGGGTGCGGGCGTCGGCGCTGGCTTTTTGGAAGGCGATTTCCTGGGCGACGCGAGGATCGGTGATGGCCTTTTCGCCCGAGGTGGTTTCGAAGTCGCGGACCAGGGCGTCGAATTCGGCGCAGGCCTGGGCGGTGACGGTGCGCTTTTTGCGGTAGGGCATGAACGCCGATTTAAAGCCGTCGATCATCAGTTTGCGCAGGTCACCGATGTTGAGATCGTAGTGCTGGACCGCGCGCCAGTACTCGTCGGTCATGGTGGTATCGGTGATCAGGCGGTTGTCGGTGTTGATCGTGCAGCGCAGGCCGTAGCTCATGTAGAAGGGCAGCGGGTGGGATTCAA from Lujinxingia litoralis encodes:
- the glmU gene encoding bifunctional UDP-N-acetylglucosamine diphosphorylase/glucosamine-1-phosphate N-acetyltransferase GlmU → MTPSTPFQSLILAAGMGTRMRSDTIKVLHPLLGTPLLGHVTQAALAAGSRQIIPILGHQRERVEAWLNAQPYADQIRVAVQNEQLGTAHAVACALDALDPDLPYTLILSGDVPNLDAQTLRDFINAAAASGCDLAVMTAILKDPASYGRIIRSTNGHLSAIVEYKDASEDQRLITEINAGIYLARTSFLREAIPAIMEAGTNNAQNEYYLTDLVALAARKEQARAWPVPTPELIQGVNDRLDLARATAYVRTRTLERWMKAGVTLIDPARTLIEPTATLEPDVVLEPDVSICGTSHIASGAYIEQGCRITDSHIGPGARLLAHCYLNQARVEADASIGPFAHLRPGADIGPGCKVGNFVEIKKSRMEEGAKASHLTYLGDAQVGAGANVGAGTITCNYDGKNKHRTTIGPGAFIGSNTALVAPISIGAGAYVGAGSTLTEDVPDRALGVARGRQRNIEGWAEPDPE